Genomic segment of Aquarana catesbeiana isolate 2022-GZ linkage group LG02, ASM4218655v1, whole genome shotgun sequence:
GCagaataaaaaataattacataaataaGGAAAATAACTAAGGACAATATAAGCAGAATAGACTAGGACTCCAGCATCAAAACCAGACAGGAAAATTGGGTAAATAATTTGGATGGAATACATGCACTTATATAGTGACTGCTTATGAGTGGCATTCTGCTTGCCTTGTTAAATAAACTTTGTGTGCAATAAAGTGGATTTATACAGTGCTGTGGCTATCAGGACTATTGTATAAATACAAACCCTTTCCATGTCTGGTTGAGTCCATaactagtatttttatttttttaggtagtTAAATAAACTTGACTGTCATTAATTTGAAGTTTGTAGGACCAAATAGTTTGAATACAAGTAAGAATATATCTGTGGCCTATATTACATATTCCTTGTAATATAGATCCTTGAACAAGATGGCACAAGTGCcatacatttaaagaaaaaaaaagtagaaaatcaaAGTATGATGTATTTTTGAATTTTGCATATTTTACATATACCCAAATTAGACAAAGAACTTACTTTAGATTGATACCAGGATTCTGCTTCTTGGCGGCTTCTGTTGGCAATTTCCTCATACTGAGCTTTGACTTCTGCAATGATGCCATCCAGATCCAAAACTCTGTTGTTGTCCATGGTCAAAACAACCTGGGTATCTGAGATCTGTCCTTGCATTTGAAGGAGTtcctaaatacaaaaaataaaaatgattagtaCAAACCTCTGAGGTGTACAGTGATACCTTGGTTCACGAATGCTTCTGTTCACAAACAATCGCAAatagaagagttcacaaaaatttgctttggTACGCAAACTCTGCTTCGGTTCATGAACACAAGCCGTGGCCATCTCCCCTGCTCTGACACGTTCATATTGAGAAGAGCAGTGCAAGATGAGAGTCTTAGGAGATCCAGTCCACTCAGATAGGGGTTTCTGTCCCTGACTACCATGAGGGTGGGCTCATTTGATTGGGAATCATGGAAAAAAAGTTCATATGAATTCTACAACTTTATCATGCCCTCAGATGATAttttcctggatgcacagtgctgttttctggccccTAGATTAGTCATTTAAATTGGGGTTTGGGGTCGTTTCAAACAAGGATTAAAGAGGAgctatagtttttttcttttttcttttttctttttagatgtacacatgaaagaggtcagcttaatgtaaaggactgtatgtaatatatgtttaaaatcctttttggtacatacatttcataattatatatattatatataaacaaaaaaaaagttcagaacagATTAACCttatttacattgaaccctatgggaaactTTGCCTCGGTTTGCAAACCAATTTGGTTTGTGACCAGAGTCGTTTCACAAATTaagtttgtgaaccgaggtatcactttACTTTAAAATATGTTGAACAAGAGGATGGGGGTAACCTTGAAAGCAAGCCCACTGCCTAGGCAATCATTTAATTTCTCTTTATCTGTTAAGACATTTGGTGGCACCTATTTCATACTGCCACCCTATTGTTTTGCATTTGAAAAATGTAATTCCTTTGGTATATGAACCTTAATGCagattataaacttttttttaatgcaatatcTGTCTATAATAAGCAGAGTTCATGAGTAGAgggactagtaaaaaaaaaaaaagttaagaaaatgTTTTTCTCCTATAGTCAACATAAACTGATGCCTTATTGGTGTATTGTTTGAATTCTTCTGAGTCAATAGCATTAGCACAGTAATATAATTTTTGGTTGAATTTTTTGGTTGAATTTATTGAACCTTCATCTTCCATAGTAGTTTACTATGTATTCAATGTGAGACATATTTTAAATAGCATTAGTGTTTTGgtggccatttttaaaaatatttacacaataaggcccctttcacacaggcattctGTCTGTCTCCAAGCagtctctgagtgtttccgagtatatCTGGCACCCCACCTCTGGCCatatgtggtactgcatacaatagcagtcactgtggaactaattatctgagtttccattgactcctatggggaaacttactttgatatatgagtgctttggattacaagcattcttctgggaTGAAGTATGCTCGTAATTCAAGTTACcgctgtagatagatagatacagatgaaaaatggacagcagataatttctatggacaaatggaTGTAAATAGATAATCATATGTTTACATCTGTTCACATCCAAGTACGCTTAGTTTCGATTTTTTAAACGTCCAGATTCATTGCAACGGAATGCAACGGATGTAAAATGGATGCCATCTGATTACATCCATTCAGTTTATGTCTATTTTTTTacaagaaacattttttgtttatacaATTGTTACCTCTGATTGGTCCCTGCAACAACTTAAAAATAATGgatttaaaatggatgtaaactgatgtaaactgaactgaagatgtatgTTCAAACTGATGAAAGGTGAATCCATTTTCATCAGTTGTTTTCTTAGCAGAAAATGTGACTGAATGGATGACTTGCATCTGAAAGGGGAGTCATCTATCATTCTTAATAGGCagcaaaaagtttaataaaatgctCTTCTCCCTTGGGCAGCAGAAATATGGCAGGTATTTTCTAGCAGCTGACTGTTGTGGACTTGTTTAAGATGATTTACTCCATAGTGTCCGCAGAGGTCAATTATGCTATGTTTTAATGTTTTTCTACTGTTTGTTGAGACTTTGTAAATACTTTACTGCCCAgagtctgggcacaggtgcacttttaAGTACATCTATAGGCATGTGCTATGAAATCAAAAGCATGTGCCAAATAGAATAGTCAGCCTATCCTGTTTATAAATGATATTATCTAAAAATCAAGGTAATTTGCAGCTGAAAAGACTACAACTCCCATTAGTGCATACAACAGGGGTACGTATGGGAGTCAAGACATCAGGACTTTGCAGGATAGCCCTAGTAGGCACAGTATATGTGTGAGTAACAACACTAATCCAGATTTCAGAAGTGGTGGAATAGCATTGTCACCCCATTAAAGAAAGCTTGAGACTCTGCATCTGGCTAGCAGAATCAACAGGTACCTTTTGCTGGGGCTATAGGGGAAAAAGTGCAGTTAGACTTCTGCTCTACTgatgaaaaatgtaaaggtttttaCAATGTGACCATAGTTCTACCTGAACTTTTCATTTTAATTACTCATTTTACAGTATGTTCTTACATGTGTTATTAAAGTGAAAAGAGTAAGTATAAAGCACATGGTGGATTGTAATTACCGCTTCGTACAGGGCCCTCAAGAAGTTGATCTCATCAGTCAGGGAATCCACCTTGCCTTCCAGCTCAACCTTGTTCATATAAGCAGCATCCACATCCTAATAGATTACATATGTAAAGATTATTTAACATTAGAgcgtgacttaaaaaaaaaaaaaccttatcacATACTAAGATACCTAGAGTAAAAGTGAATGGTAACCCATACCAACCATTCAGCTAAGGATTAACTAACCAGCTAAGCATTCACTAATCTAGTTGGTATGTTATTTCATAAGCCTCtttggtatatatttatatagaaattTATCAGATTTATTTAGTCACCTTTTTAAGCACTACAAAATCATTCTCTGCTGCTGTTCTCTTGTTAATTTCATCTTCATACCTATACAAATAGAACATGAATATGTCATTACAAAATCCTCATTACAAGGTATGTCCACTGCATATTAATTAGAAATACTGCATTTCACAAGGACATTGGCTTACAGACTGTAATCACTTTAAATCATATTGCAGAAAAGTTCCTGTCATCTCAAGTTTTACACTTGAGACCCATGTGATGTTATAAGGGTCACAAACAGTTCAGGTTTAAAACACATTCTGATGCATTATTTATCTGAAATCATGATTACAATAAATATTGCACAAGACATAGCCAAGCATCTAGCTAAGCATTGCTCCTAAGATTATATTATTTTGCTTTTCTTACTGATAAACATGTTCAATGGTGCAAAAACATCAGTGACAAAGGAGCAATGCATTTTAGCCATAAAAAGAATTTAGaacctaaaggtttttttttcaagcTCATAATTAAAAAATCAGCTTGAACTTTTTTTACTTGTACAAATGCAATTACTGTTTTACTAAGTAAACGTTCAGAAAAATAGAAATCATTTGGACTTACTTGTTCTTGAAATCCTCAACGAAATCCTGCACTTGTCTAAGTTCTGCATCCAAACGAGATTTGTCATTGACTAGGGAATCTAGCCGTCTGCGAAGTGCATTAATGTAGGCTTCAAAGAGAGGCTCAATGTTGTTTTTAACTGTTTTAACACCTTGCTCTTGTAAGAGACTCCATTTGGTCTCCAGTACTTTATTCTGTTGCTCTAAGAAGCGGACCTACAAGTCAAACGAAATCAGATCATGTCATGTATGTGTATCTACAGTAGCAGAATTAATATTTATGTGTAAGTAAATATAACTTACCTTGTCAATAAAAGATGCAAACTTATTGTTGAGGGTCTTAATTTGCTCTCTCTCTTCTGTGCGGACTCTCTGAATATTTGGGTCAATTGCCAGATTCAGGGGAGCTAAGAGGCTCTGATTAATTGTTACTTCTTGGATCCCCCCAGGTGGGCACACTGGAAATCCAGCTCCACCACCATACCCTTGACCAGCACCAAACCCTTGACCGGCACCAAACCCTTGACCAGCACCAAACCCTTGACCAGCACCAAATCCTTGACCAGCACCAAATCCAGAGCCCACACCAAAGCCTGCTCCTCCACCAATTCCATAGCCTGCTCCACTACCAGCTCCAAACCCAGAGCCATATCCATAACGGGACTGGGAGCTCTGTGACATTCTTTTGCCATATCCAAGGTTTTGGAGACTTCTGCTGCCAAAGTTACCAGTGCTGACCCGGCCAGAACCCAAACCTCCACTGCTGGAGCGAACAGTTGAGTAAGAGCTGAAGTTTCGGTTTGCCCCGGCTGGCACAGCAGAAGCAGTACTGAAGGTTTTCTTCATTGTTGTTTGGCGAGTCAAAGACATGGTCCTGTTACAAAAGTGATGCTGAGGATGAGCAGAGAAGGAGGCAGAGTAAATGACTCTACAATGAAACAGCCCTTTTATCTGTCTCAGTATGTGGGTTTGGTCCAAGGGCATGTATGTATCATCTTACCTCAATAATGGGTTTGGCATGCCCTGCAGCAACCTAAACACTGAGCTCATCTGATTAACGCACACCTCTATTATATGTAGTGTGCAATAACTTGTATTATGTGGGAAACTGTTCATCCGAAAATTAATCACTGTTATAaactagcaggtttttttttttttttggctttgacaTATTTAGAACGTTAGTCAAGTCTTTAATGTGCTTTTCCACAAGAAAAGGCTGGAACACCTAGAAGATAGACTTCAGAACATATGAGAGAATAAATATaacgacagacagacagacagacagacagacagacagacagacagacagacagacagatagacagatagacagatagacagatagacagatagacagatagacagatagacagatagatagatagatagatagatagatagatagatagatagatagatagatagatagatagatagatagatagatagatagatagatagatagatagatagatttgttaAGCAATATCACATGTATTCATACATTTATTCCCATAATATCTGAAATAATGTGAACATATCATATAGTTCATATATCTCGTAAAAATGCAATTAAATTGGATTGAATTGCCAAGTAGTGAATACATGTGCCCAGTGAAATTCAATTTGTAAGCATTTTCACAATACCAATCCCCCACCCAGGGAGAGGCTCATGTCTTCATGTATTTGTCAGTTGGGAGTCAGTTGTAGGTGCATGTAGGAAATTGCAGACACTGCAATGACTAAACGAAGCAATGTCAATGTCCTGGCTTGTGGTTAGCaagatattttttttacaaacaggtaaAGAATGTCTCATAAAACACTTGCTAGCTGAGGGCATCAAATGTGTCATATGAAGCAATGAAGGCACAAAGGATCTCCTGTTCTCATATATCTGAGAATTTTCAGTTCACCagacaataatgaaaaaaaaaaatcatacattgtACATTACAGTAGTAATGAGGGCTttgtgtatacacagtatatactgtatgtctgaaATGTTGTTGTTCCTGGGAGATATTATCTTTTATATCTTAACCGTACCTAGAATGATTATATTTTGAATGTTAATAGTTTGCTGCCAAGTTAACATATACTGGGTTTTGTTCTTTTTTAAGCATCACAAAGTTTACTTGATGTAAATACTGTTTTGCTTCAAGAGTCAGACAATCCCAAACTGAcattcacttaaccacttcagccccagaaggatttacccccttcctgaccaggtcattttttgcgatatggcactgcgttgctttaactgccaattgcgcggtcgtgcaatgctctacccaaataaaattggtgtcctttttccccataagtagagctttcttttggtggtatttgatcacctctacgttttttattttttgcgctataaacaagaaagtgcgacaattttgaaaataaaacaacattttttactttctgctataaaacatttccaaaaaaaatgtaaaaaaaataatttattcatcagtttaggctgatttgTATTttgcgacatatttttggtaaaaaaaatcgcaataagcataaattgattggtttgtgcaaaagttatcacttctacaaaaaaggggatagatttatggcatttttattttttaattttttttttactagtaatggccgcgatcagtgatttttagcgggaccgcaacattgcggcggacagatcggacacctaactgacattttttacactttttggggaaccagtgatattactacagtaatcagtgctaaaaatatgcactgttattgtactaatgacactggcaaggaaggggctaacatcagggggggtcaaggggttaaatgtgttccctcacggtgtgttctaactgtatgggggactatgTCACTGGGGAAatgcacagatccatcttcctgcatgacagaaagacaggatctgtgtgatctcccctgttagaacagagatctgccttgttcacacaggccgatccccattctgtcactgtggggaatgaTTGCGGGTGGCCCTCGGACAtgaagtccgccggacccgctgattggctcccccggtAGGGGACGAGCGCTGGGGCAGATGATGATAATCATCCCATTTAAATAGTAATATATACCACCCAGCCTCCAGCTGATCCATCTGAGATCCCTGGATGGCTGTTCAACACACTGACACATTGATAAATTTCTCTTTGAGGTAAGCAACACAGACAGATCATTGTGTAAgcctttttgcttgtttttttacaTCCAACTAACATTTATATTAGGACTAATTAGAACTTCTGTGTACTTTTACTCTGAAGCTCAATAGCAGGAGTCTTCAAACTATGATCCTCCAgtggttcaggaactacaattcccatcatgcctagtcttgtctgtgaatgtcagagttttacaatgcctcatgggacgtgtagttctgcaacagctggagggctgtagtttgaagatccctgctctataGATACAAAAGCCTGTCAAGGTACTAACGGCCATCATATTACACAATAATTACCTTTTTGGAGCTTGTTCACGCCTTGAATGATTCaaggtaaaaaaatcttttttaatcaTCCAATCAACATATCACTTTTGCTTCACTGGTTTTTACACATTTAATAGTTATGAGCATGTTCTTTACAGGCTGTTtaataacctttgtt
This window contains:
- the LOC141127258 gene encoding keratin, type II cytoskeletal cochleal-like, which produces MSLTRQTTMKKTFSTASAVPAGANRNFSSYSTVRSSSGGLGSGRVSTGNFGSRSLQNLGYGKRMSQSSQSRYGYGSGFGAGSGAGYGIGGGAGFGVGSGFGAGQGFGAGQGFGAGQGFGAGQGFGAGQGYGGGAGFPVCPPGGIQEVTINQSLLAPLNLAIDPNIQRVRTEEREQIKTLNNKFASFIDKVRFLEQQNKVLETKWSLLQEQGVKTVKNNIEPLFEAYINALRRRLDSLVNDKSRLDAELRQVQDFVEDFKNKYEDEINKRTAAENDFVVLKKDVDAAYMNKVELEGKVDSLTDEINFLRALYEAELLQMQGQISDTQVVLTMDNNRVLDLDGIIAEVKAQYEEIANRSRQEAESWYQSKYEELQVSAGRHGDDLKNTKTEISELNRFINRLRSEIENVKKQCAKLQASIAEAEERGELAVKDAKNKLAELEEALQKAKQDMARQLKDYQELMNVKLALDIEIATYRKLLEGEENRLTGEGVGPVNVSVVSSSYGVSGGGYSMGGGSGSGFGGGSGSGFGGGSGYGSGYGFGGGSGSGSGYATGGGSSSYGYGGGVGGNYGGGSFSAGSGKLANFGSGSGSSNVKIVSKTSTSSRRL